The DNA region GATTTGTACGAGTATCTGTAACAAAAGTATTCTCTGCCGCGTTCTCTGAATttgcgcgcggcggccggcggccggcctcGCCCTCGTTCTGTTCAGTGCCGGCCGATTCAGACAATTCAGCAGAGCCTTTGGCATCTGGTCTGACGATCATATCTGCTGCAGATGAGGCCTTGAAGCAAAGTCGTTGCAGCTAGTCCCCGACAGGAAACTCAGGCTGACCATGCCAACACCGTTCCCCCACCGAAATGGCGATTCCGGCGGCCAGCTCGGTCGTGCGCGCGGGTGGCCGGCTATGTGAACTGTGCTAGTAGCTGCCAAGGGCTGAACCACATGCGAGTATTCAAGATGAACGGCTTTATTAGTACAAAACATTCGACGTACTTGCCAAAGCAATGCAAGCTCCAGGACCTAACTTAGCTAGAGCACGCACATGCCTGCAGGAAAGAGAAACCGAGGTTAAACTGAGCTAGGAGGTTTTCTGTAACGATTAAAGAAAGAGGTATTTGTTTGTAAGTAAATATGGAGGGTTAGAATTTGGAAATTGCTAGTCGGTGGTGGCGAAAGAAAGAAGAGTGGTGTGCTCTCCAGCTGTAATATAAAACAGGCATGGATAAATAAAGAGATTTTCTCATTTAATCTATCTTAGAATTACTAGAATATCTTATATTTCAGAACGGATGGAGTACTCGCTGAGTTAATGGAACATGTAAGTCAACTTGAAAGATGAAAATATTGTTTGAGCCagggcaaaaaaaaaatctagcaTCGACACCTAATTAAGAAAGGCTTTGGTGCAAATGACTAGCACCATACATTATTGGTTTGTACACATACATAGATGTGTAAGTACACAACGTTTACGGGCGAATCGCAAAAGCCTAACTAGGGTTCTAAAATACCTACACGAGAATCACATAGAAAATCAGAAAAGACTCATCAACTCTAAGAAAACTATGTTGCAAGCCCACCGAGAACAAACCAAATCACATGTGGGCCTGCTTTGTGCCTTTCCTAGCTGGAGAGAATCCGATTCCGCTCCGCACCCCATTCTGTCGTGTGCCGGCCCGTCTCGGCCTTGCACGCCGTGGCTCGGCACCCacacccgccgcccccgcgacGCGACCCCGCAGGTCAGGTGGAACCCACCAGGTCGGTCGGCACGTGCTGCGCGCCTGCTCGCACCGGCGGCACGCGGCCCTCGTGACGCGCCGAGCCGGAGGCGACACCCCGAAAGACGCAGCAGCTCCCAAGTCCGGGAGGACCGACCGAAGCCACCACACCCACCCAGACCCCGCTCCTTTCCACGCGTCACACGCTCCGGGCTGCAGCCGGCAgggccccgcggcggcgcgcccaCAGAAACCTCCACTCCACGGCAGCAGCGGTTGAATTCCACTCCACTCTCGGCCCCCGCGCGCCTCCACGCCATTCCCGTGGGCGCCGCGGGCGTGCCGGTGCCGCCGAATCCCGCGCAGACCGTCCCCGCTGTTCTCGCTGGCCGCTGGCGCCGTCTCGTCGCCGGCTATTAAAATAACCGCGAAACCGACGACGCGGCCGCGTCCGCCGAGCTCGGTGCTCCTCCCGCTCCCGTCCCcatggcgccgccgcccgccctgctcctcctcgccgccctcGCGCTCGCGCTTGTGCTCTGCCCGAGCCCGGCCCTCTCCGACGCCCACGGCGGCGGCTTCTACGACCCGGCGCGCGTCACCCAGCTCTCCTGGCGGCCCAGGTGAGacgccttttttttttctttcttcctctGCGCTGCTTGGCTGGCTGCGGCGGCCAGTGGTTTTGCGATCTCCGCGTCTGACTGGCAGGCGGGGCTTGCCCGATCTCGCAGGGCGTTCCTCTACAGCGGCTTCCTCTCCGACAGCGAGTGCGACCACCTCGTCAATCTGGTGAGTTGCTCcatccagcccacagcctcccCTTCTGGGTAGCGCCATTTGTGCGGAGGCGCTCACAGAGTTTTTCCTCTTGTTTTGCTTGTGTTGGGTTGTGGGGGTTTAGGCGAAGGGGAACATGGAGAAGTCGATGGTGGCGGACAACAACTCCGGGAAGAGCGTCATGAGCCAGGTGCGCACAAGCTCCGGCACCTTCTTGGCCAAGCACGAGGTAACGCATCTTCGCCCGTCGTCCTCTTCCTGCGCAATGCCACCGGTTGATTCCTCTGCATTTGATCTCGTGTTAGTGGCTGAGTGCGTTCGTCAGAACTCTCAGGCTCATCGCTAGTGCAATGTGCACCTGCAACCTGCATTGGCACGGTAGATGATCATGCACAGCAGGAACGAAGTGAGAGAGATGTTTGTTTTTAGTAAACGGTGAATAAGGTCCTATTGGATTACTGAGTGCTGACATGGCATGTGCTGAATCTGGTGTGTTTGCTAGATGTGCCTCATAGTTTTGCTTAGGCCATGAGCTTGCTTATCTGCTGATAGTGGTCTTCCTTGAGATAGAATCATGTTGACCGAATACTATTTCTGCTAGCTGATagaacaaaaaaaaataaaataccAACAAATAAAGCCCCTTTGCTTGAGAAGAACAAAGTAACTATATCTGAATGAAAAGATCATTCTGGCATTTGTATGGTCGTACACTTTTCTAGTGCGATTATGAAATGGCCATTTAAACATGGTGTATGCAGCTAGAACGTCATTTTGACTCTATTCCATTCTGATTATTCCTTCTCTCGAATGCCTTTGGACTATTCTTCTGATTGGTGATTCATGCCATATTGCATAACCATTTGAGCCAAAAAGCTGCTAATGGGAATGCTGATGTACTTTCTTTCTTTGACCCATTGAAGGATGAAACTGTATCTGCAGTTGAGAAGCGTGTAGCTGCTTGGACATTTCTTCCTGAAGGTGATTCCACATTGGCTTCATTTGCCTGTCAGAACTAGATGGACATTCTCTAACATCTACATTGTTTTCAGAGAATGCTGAATCAATTCAAGTTCTGCGCTATGAAATTGGTCAAAAGTATGATGCCCACTTTGATTATTTTCATGACAAAAACAACCTGAAGCGTGGTGGTCATCGAATTGCCACTGTACTTATGTACCTGACAGATGTCAAGAAGGGTGGAGAGACTGTATTTCCAAATGCTGAGGTATGCACTTAGTTATGAGATCGCTTCTGCCTTTTGAAAATAGAGTTCTGACTTCTGAGATTACTTCAATTAGTTGTTTTTTGCAATTAGAGTAGACAGGAACTTATAGTCATCTGGCACGTTGATTTCAGGGAGGCCATTTACAGTACAAGGATGAAACTTGGTCAGATTGTGCGAGATCTGGTCTGGCAGGTATCCTTCAGACTCACACCATAAGTGATGTCTTTCCTGGCCAGCCTGCCTTTATCGGCATTGATGCTTTACTTCAGTAGCCGCAAACCCATTTTTGCATCTTCGTTGTCCTAAAACAAGGTTGTGCTCTGCTCCTGCAGTGAAGCCGAAAAAAGGAGACGCACTACTGTTCTTCAGTCTTCATGTCAATGCAACAACTGATACAAGTAGTCTTCATGGGAGCTGTCCAGTAATTGAGGGTGAGAAATGGTCTGCCACGAAATGGATTCACGTCCGATCATTCGATAATCCTCCAGATGTAAGAGCGGATGCGCCATGTTCCGATGACAACGAGCTCTGCCCTAAATGGGCTGCTATTGGGGAGTGTTACAAGAACCCAACATACATGGTGGGCACCCAGGATACTCTCGGATTTTGTCGCAAAAGCTGTGGACTCTGTGATGCTTGAACCGCCAACAATCTGAACGTGCTGTGGGGTGTTGGATCGGCCACTGTTGTTTGCATCCCTACTCGGTTGTTCTGTTACTGACTTGTAAATAACAAGTGAAGCAGGTCGGTTGAGTAGTATAAGAGTTATTACGTTTACTCCTTTGCATGGTACCTGCAAATTGAACTTACGAGTTACAACATCTTGATATAGAAGCAACGAAATTTTTGTCAGAATTAAGGCTGAGTGAGCTCGTTGAGCTACTTAGTACATGATGTGTTAAGAGTGTTACTGGCCATATAGCCTGATGGATCCTCCAAATGTTACTTGATCAATGTCCTGTATAGGTTTGTCTGAACTGTTTTTTTAATCGGTGAAGTCTGAACTTTTACGCCTCCAAAGTTTAGGCAGCAGATGAAGATTTTCTAATTTCACTGAACTTCGTCCCGGCGCCGCAGGAGCTCCTCGGCTGTGGGCCGAGCCGCATTTCGGCCCACGGAGTCGGCGGCGAAGCCGAGCCACGAGCCCACAAAGTGATTCGAGAGATCCCTGTGCAAACATGCTTTGGGCTTCTAGCCCACCCTGATCTGGGCCGCCTAATCTGGATCGTACGGCCATTCGTGGCCCAAAATTGAATCGCGACTAATAATCGCGATTCGAGTACTCGCGGATTCAACGATAAATAACTATTACTTAAGGGACCTGAATGCAAATATACATCGTAGCGACATAAGCCCACGCAGCGTGGGCCCTACCTGTAGGTGTGCAGGCCCAGTGGCAAGACTGCGAGAACGGCTCTGCCGATCTGCCCCtccgccccaccgccgccgcagtcCGTCGCGGACTCGCGGGAGCTCTCTGGCGTCGGCTGCTACGCCACTCCAACCTAGATGGGCATTTCTGGTTTGATTTCCTGATCGAACGCATTAACCCTAATCACATTCGTTCCCTTTTTCTGCAGAATCTAGGCGCCCCCTGTGAAATCAAAATCAAAAGTATTATCTTGGAGGCGCCAGTTACTTCACGAGTTCGCAGCAATGGAGATGCGTGTCCTGCTTGCCTTTTGCTCTTGTATCCACCACCACTGCCATCCCGGTTGCTCATGCTCTCCTCCGTTCGGGGACAAGGATATATCCAGTTCTGCATACTAACTTGCGACCCAAATTGGATGCTAGAGCGGTGTCTGAAGACAAGGACCATTCTTTTTCTGAATGTGCAAACGCAACTAGACCATTCTTGCTTGCAGTGAAAGCAATGTAGGGTTGCAGTCTTACAGAGCGTGAAAAATGGTCTGCGCCGAAGTGGATTCATGTGGCAATGCATCAAGCACGATGCAAAGCGAAGGATGTTCTGACAAGAGCGTGATTTGCGTGTCCTGGGCTGCATCAGGCATTCAGTCGTACGCGAGAATTGCCCGGTCTACATGGTTGGGAAGAATACTAGCCAGGTCAGTACAGGAAGAGCTGTAATATTTGTAGATTGCAGTCCGTAGCACATTCCAATCAGGTAGATGCTAACAATGCAGTTTCACCTTCTTGGACATTGACACTGACCTTTAGCTGTATATACAGATTTGATTAATATGGGATGGAATGAAGTGATGACCATAATGTTCAGAGAATTTGGATTCTCTTCATGTTTTTCTGTGTGGCATCTAGGTGGTTACATCCTGACTTTACTGCAATCGGGGATGCTGTAATTTGTGATTTACTGCTACAGTAGGTTCAAGTGACATTGTGGCATGCAACTCCCTGTTCCAGTGCTCCTGCTTTACTATTTTGTTGTCTAGCTTCACAGTGGATTTAAGGACAGCGACTGTGTCAACCTGTCTCAAAAATAACCAACTTCTTTGGCCCTTTCCACAATATAGAAGCTCTTTGGTCTCAGTCTCCTCCCTCAAGCTTGCTC from Panicum hallii strain FIL2 chromosome 9, PHallii_v3.1, whole genome shotgun sequence includes:
- the LOC112873034 gene encoding probable prolyl 4-hydroxylase 6, with the protein product MAPPPALLLLAALALALVLCPSPALSDAHGGGFYDPARVTQLSWRPRAFLYSGFLSDSECDHLVNLAKGNMEKSMVADNNSGKSVMSQVRTSSGTFLAKHEDETVSAVEKRVAAWTFLPEENAESIQVLRYEIGQKYDAHFDYFHDKNNLKRGGHRIATVLMYLTDVKKGGETVFPNAEGGHLQYKDETWSDCARSGLAVKPKKGDALLFFSLHVNATTDTSSLHGSCPVIEGEKWSATKWIHVRSFDNPPDVRADAPCSDDNELCPKWAAIGECYKNPTYMVGTQDTLGFCRKSCGLCDA